From one Bacteroides fragilis NCTC 9343 genomic stretch:
- a CDS encoding ABC transporter ATP-binding protein, with product MAHGDHLKYSGKPKAGKKTFLRLISYVACDRRLLIVIGVLIVISIAANLTGSYMLRPIINDYILPGDFQGLVRILLFLAAIYLTGVAATYIEYILLNKIGQRTVTRMREELFGKMERLPVRYFDTHQHGDVMSRYTNDIDRISDALTDSLSDMLSSALTVIGIFCLMIFISPILTAVTLITVPLMFLSAKGIVKRSRKYFKAQQEALGMMNGYAEEMISGQKVVKVFGHEQKVETDFGILNQSLKDKSLKAQFYSGLMMPVMQNLNTLNYVIITIVGALLAIFRGFDVGGLAAFLQYSRQFGRPINELASLYNSIQAAIAGAERIFEIIDEAPEKADVPEAVTLKNIKGDVALKNVYFGYRPEKTILKGVSLHAPAGKKIALVGATGAGKTTILNLLPRFFDIQSGEITIDNHPIDRIERNSLRRSMAIVLQDTHLFTGTVRENIRFGRLSATDDEVVAAARLTAAHSFIKRLPQGYDTLLENDGANLSQGQRQLLNIARAAVADPAILLLDEATSNIDTRSEILIQRGLDQLMQGRTSLIIAHRLSTIRNADTILVLEHGEIIEQGSHQELLALKGKYYSLNEEQFK from the coding sequence ATGGCACACGGAGATCATCTGAAATACAGCGGAAAGCCTAAGGCGGGAAAGAAAACATTTCTACGCCTGATATCGTACGTGGCCTGTGACCGGCGGTTACTGATTGTGATCGGTGTGCTGATCGTGATCAGCATTGCGGCCAACCTCACCGGATCGTACATGCTTCGCCCGATTATCAACGACTACATCCTGCCGGGCGACTTTCAGGGACTGGTGCGCATCCTGCTGTTCCTGGCAGCTATCTACCTGACAGGAGTGGCGGCTACTTACATCGAATATATCCTGCTGAACAAGATAGGACAACGCACCGTGACCCGGATGCGTGAGGAACTGTTCGGCAAGATGGAACGTCTGCCTGTCAGATACTTCGACACCCATCAGCACGGTGATGTCATGAGCCGGTACACCAACGATATTGACCGCATCAGTGACGCATTGACCGACAGCCTGTCCGATATGCTGTCCAGTGCACTGACGGTTATCGGTATTTTCTGCCTGATGATCTTTATCAGCCCGATACTGACAGCGGTAACGCTGATTACCGTCCCTCTGATGTTCCTCAGTGCCAAAGGCATTGTGAAACGGAGCCGGAAATACTTCAAAGCGCAGCAGGAAGCACTGGGAATGATGAACGGCTATGCGGAAGAAATGATCAGCGGACAGAAAGTGGTGAAAGTATTCGGACACGAACAGAAGGTGGAAACAGACTTCGGGATACTGAACCAAAGCCTGAAGGACAAATCGTTGAAAGCACAATTCTACTCGGGGCTAATGATGCCTGTCATGCAAAACCTCAATACGCTGAACTATGTGATCATCACCATTGTGGGGGCTTTACTGGCCATCTTCCGCGGATTCGACGTAGGCGGACTGGCAGCTTTCCTGCAATATTCACGGCAGTTCGGCCGCCCGATCAATGAACTGGCAAGCCTTTACAACAGCATACAGGCTGCCATAGCCGGAGCCGAACGTATCTTCGAAATCATAGATGAAGCGCCCGAGAAAGCGGATGTTCCGGAAGCCGTCACACTGAAAAATATAAAAGGAGACGTAGCCCTGAAAAATGTGTATTTCGGCTACCGTCCGGAGAAAACCATCTTGAAAGGAGTGTCCCTGCATGCACCGGCAGGAAAGAAAATAGCCCTGGTAGGCGCCACCGGAGCCGGAAAGACAACGATATTAAACCTGCTTCCCCGCTTTTTCGATATTCAGTCGGGAGAGATCACCATCGACAATCACCCGATCGACCGGATCGAGCGCAACAGCCTTCGCCGTTCGATGGCTATCGTGTTGCAGGACACCCATCTCTTCACAGGTACGGTACGGGAGAACATCCGCTTCGGACGCCTCAGTGCGACGGATGACGAGGTAGTGGCAGCCGCCCGCCTGACCGCTGCCCATTCGTTCATCAAACGCTTGCCGCAAGGGTACGATACTTTGCTCGAAAACGACGGAGCCAACCTAAGCCAAGGGCAACGGCAGCTATTGAACATTGCCCGTGCCGCAGTGGCCGATCCGGCCATCCTGTTGCTGGACGAAGCAACGAGCAACATAGATACACGCAGTGAAATCTTGATCCAGCGGGGATTGGACCAGTTGATGCAGGGACGCACCAGCCTGATCATCGCCCACCGCCTGTCTACGATCCGCAATGCAGATACCATCCTGGTACTGGAGCACGGAGAAATCATCGAGCAAGGCAGTCATCAGGAATTACTTGCATTGAAGGGAAAATATTATTCGCTGAATGAAGAGCAATTCAAATAA
- a CDS encoding AAA family ATPase codes for MKILTIRLKNLASIEGTFEIDFQAEPLRSAGIFAISGPTGAGKSTILDALCLALYDKTPRFSASVESLYMSDIGESRVNQADVKNILRRGTGEGFAEVDFLGASGHCYRSRWSVRRTGSRANGALRSQTIQVTDLTANQELQGTRKELLAQLVTLVGLTYEQFTRTVLLAQNDFATFLKSRESAKAELLEKLTGTEIYSRISSEIYLRSKTADAELNQLKSNATLIELLSEEEITLLRIEKESLTNLREQGSKALIDLNAQLSVLHTLKLQQEQRDKKVQDMRLDEEKSKKLREEYTRQSDSLIRFRGQCEAVQPDLSRARELDVQIQSLVSQSKQVEEILQGTEKAANAQANKLQSVQGALHTSCLSLKNLTGEIELPVTEETGLFLESIRNRLKEQEDQLAILQEKNEARVNRLNAFGIEAVTDEQARWMQEQTRLQNARQQMLEWRKAGTEAERLKAQQEEMGHKQEQMRKEMTLLTTRLSEKEAELKVLQRLFENVRIAMGKDVRTLRLNLRENEPCPVCGGTDHPYRNEEQVVHSLYQNIEQEYQTASAEYQQLNNRNIALKQDLLHLSELSGEITVQLQAFLQEAEQKRPSSEEEQNPDYFEKQLHTVQGKLNLLAEKMHQYHQLYKEWQQHEGQIRTVRSACEALREGVARCHLLIQQVLAAKEQFELLKTAETTAREQFRVVSEQLITLRQERAPLLKGKSVEDAEAAIRKKEKQLNDSVEQVRKEGEEVQSRISGMQGEIRQLNSSIDELMLRKEQIADPEHLPETIARQQATNQETERRLSTVEARLLQQEQNRKKLKQLEQELTEKQETANRWGKLNKLIGSADGTKFKVIAQSYTLNLLLMHANKHLSYLSKRYRLQQVPGTLALQVIDCDMCDEVRTVYSLSGGESFLISLALALGLSSLSSNNLKVESLFIDEGFGSLDADSLRTVMEALEQLQMQGRKIGVISHVQEMSERIAVQVQLHRAANGKSAITLTS; via the coding sequence ATGAAGATACTAACCATACGATTAAAAAATCTGGCTTCCATTGAAGGAACTTTTGAAATTGATTTCCAAGCCGAGCCTTTACGCTCTGCCGGGATTTTTGCAATATCCGGACCTACAGGAGCCGGAAAATCTACGATACTGGATGCGCTCTGTCTGGCGCTGTATGATAAGACACCCCGCTTCTCCGCTTCGGTTGAGAGTCTTTATATGTCAGATATCGGTGAGAGTCGGGTGAATCAGGCCGATGTGAAGAATATCCTTCGCAGAGGGACGGGAGAGGGATTTGCCGAAGTTGATTTTTTAGGAGCGTCCGGACACTGTTATCGTTCTCGTTGGTCGGTACGCCGGACAGGAAGCCGGGCTAACGGTGCTTTGCGGTCGCAGACGATACAAGTGACCGATCTGACTGCCAATCAGGAACTACAGGGAACGAGGAAAGAGTTGTTGGCACAATTGGTGACTTTGGTCGGTTTGACTTACGAACAGTTTACCCGTACGGTGCTGCTTGCCCAGAATGACTTCGCTACTTTCTTGAAATCCCGTGAGTCTGCCAAAGCCGAGTTGCTCGAGAAGCTGACCGGAACGGAGATATACTCCCGTATTTCCAGTGAAATCTATCTGCGTAGCAAAACAGCCGATGCAGAACTGAATCAGCTGAAGAGCAATGCCACTCTGATCGAACTGCTTTCCGAAGAGGAAATCACTCTTCTACGGATCGAAAAAGAGAGTCTGACCAACCTTCGTGAACAGGGAAGCAAAGCATTGATAGACCTGAATGCACAGCTATCGGTGCTGCATACTTTGAAATTGCAGCAGGAGCAGCGTGATAAGAAAGTGCAGGATATGCGGCTGGATGAAGAAAAAAGTAAGAAGCTCCGGGAAGAATATACACGCCAGTCCGACTCTCTCATTCGCTTCAGGGGACAGTGTGAAGCTGTGCAACCCGATCTTAGCCGGGCACGTGAACTGGATGTTCAGATTCAATCACTGGTCAGCCAATCTAAGCAGGTAGAGGAGATACTGCAAGGTACTGAAAAGGCAGCGAATGCACAAGCCAATAAATTGCAATCTGTGCAGGGAGCCCTGCATACTTCCTGCCTTTCGTTGAAGAATCTGACGGGAGAGATCGAGCTACCGGTTACGGAAGAGACCGGGCTATTTCTTGAATCTATCCGGAACAGGCTGAAAGAGCAGGAAGACCAACTTGCCATTCTTCAGGAAAAGAACGAAGCGCGTGTGAACCGTCTGAATGCTTTTGGGATTGAAGCGGTGACTGACGAGCAAGCCCGATGGATGCAGGAACAAACCCGTTTGCAGAATGCCCGCCAGCAGATGTTGGAATGGAGAAAAGCGGGGACAGAGGCCGAACGTCTGAAAGCACAACAGGAAGAGATGGGGCACAAACAAGAACAGATGCGGAAAGAGATGACCCTTCTGACCACCCGGTTGTCAGAGAAGGAGGCTGAACTGAAAGTGCTGCAACGCCTTTTTGAGAATGTCCGTATCGCGATGGGGAAAGACGTTCGGACCTTGCGGCTGAATTTGCGTGAGAATGAACCGTGTCCGGTATGTGGGGGCACTGACCATCCTTATAGGAATGAGGAACAGGTAGTCCATAGTCTGTATCAGAACATCGAACAGGAATATCAAACCGCATCTGCTGAGTATCAGCAACTAAATAACCGGAATATTGCCTTGAAACAGGATTTGCTTCATCTGTCGGAATTGTCCGGAGAGATAACCGTACAGTTGCAGGCGTTCCTCCAAGAGGCTGAGCAGAAACGTCCTTCGTCTGAGGAGGAGCAAAATCCGGACTATTTTGAGAAACAATTGCATACCGTGCAAGGGAAGCTAAATCTGCTCGCGGAGAAAATGCACCAATACCATCAGCTCTACAAGGAATGGCAACAGCATGAGGGGCAGATCAGGACGGTTCGCTCGGCTTGTGAGGCTTTGCGCGAAGGGGTGGCCCGTTGCCATCTGTTGATACAGCAAGTTCTGGCTGCTAAAGAGCAATTTGAACTACTGAAAACGGCGGAAACGACTGCTCGGGAGCAGTTCCGAGTGGTCAGTGAACAGTTGATAACTCTCCGTCAGGAACGGGCTCCTTTGTTGAAAGGCAAATCTGTCGAGGATGCGGAAGCCGCTATTCGGAAAAAAGAAAAACAATTAAACGATTCCGTGGAACAGGTGCGCAAGGAGGGAGAAGAAGTCCAGTCGCGTATTTCCGGTATGCAGGGAGAGATCAGACAACTGAACAGCTCCATCGACGAATTGATGCTCCGGAAAGAACAGATAGCCGATCCGGAACATTTGCCGGAGACGATCGCCCGCCAGCAAGCCACCAATCAGGAGACCGAACGGCGTCTGTCGACCGTCGAAGCACGTCTTTTGCAACAGGAGCAAAACCGGAAGAAGCTGAAGCAACTGGAGCAGGAACTGACCGAAAAACAGGAGACAGCCAACCGATGGGGAAAACTCAATAAACTGATTGGCAGTGCGGACGGGACAAAGTTCAAGGTGATTGCCCAAAGCTATACGTTGAATCTGTTGCTGATGCATGCCAACAAGCACCTGTCTTATCTATCGAAACGTTACCGGTTGCAGCAGGTGCCGGGAACGCTCGCCCTGCAAGTGATCGACTGCGATATGTGTGACGAGGTGCGTACCGTTTATTCTCTTTCCGGCGGAGAATCTTTTCTGATTTCCCTGGCGTTGGCTCTCGGCTTGTCGTCTCTTTCGAGCAATAACCTGAAAGTGGAGTCACTTTTCATCGACGAAGGTTTCGGTTCGCTCGATGCCGACAGTTTGCGCACGGTGATGGAAGCTCTCGAGCAATTGCAGATGCAGGGACGGAAGATCGGAGTCATTTCCCATGTACAGGAGATGAGTGAGCGCATCGCCGTGCAAGTGCAACTCCATCGCGCGGCGAATGGGAAGAGTGCTATCACTTTGACAAGTTGA